The genomic segment GGGAATCGAGCTCGGCAACCAGATCGCCGGCTTCGCCCTGGCGAACGCCAAGCGTTGGGGCGTGCTGCACGTGATCTGGCGGCAGGGCTTTTACCCGGGCATCGGCGCTCCGAGTTGGACCGCCGACTACGGCAACGAGACCGCTAACCACTTCGACCACGTTCACATCGCCACCGACGGCGGCGGATATCCGACTGGACACGAGACGTACTTCCTCGGGTCCATGCGTTCAGGGTCGGCCTGACTGGTGCATACCGCGAGAACACGCGTGGCGATGCTGGCTGTCGCGGGCATGGCCATCCTGAGTCCGCTGACCGCGTGCGCCGGATCGACCCCGCACCCCGCGACCGCGCCGGCTCCGCCGGCCAGTTCGGGGGAGGCCGCGGGGGCGCCGATGCCGCAGGACGTCCCGGGTCAACCGCCGACGGCCAAACGCGATGTGGTCAAGACCGCGTCGATGTCGATCTCGGTGGCTCACCCGGCAGAGGCCGCGGACAAAGCCGCCGTGATTGTCGAGAACGCCAAGGGCCGAGTCGACAGTCGCTCTGAGGACGCGGGTTCCGGTACGGGACGGGCTCGCTCGACGGTGGTTTTGCGGGTGCCCGCGGCGAAGCTCGACGAGACCTTGCGAGAACTCAAGACGCTGGGCACCGTCGAACACGTACAGGTCAGTGCCGACGATGTCACTGCCCAGCGGGTCGACCTCGACGCCCGGATCACGGCGTTGCAGACGTCGGTGGACCGGCTGCTGGGCATCATGCGCGACGCCAAGGACCCCGACGCGCTGATCAAAGCCGAAAGTGCGCTGTCCGAGCGACAGGCTGATCTCGACAGCCTGCGGGCCCAGCGTCAGGCGCTCGGCGACCAGATCGACTACAGCACCGTCGACGTCACCTTCATCGCCCAGGAGATCGGCGGACCGGCGCCCACCGAGTACCGAGGCTTCTTCGGCCAGATCGAACGAGGTTGGGACACACTGGTTTCGGTGGCCGGCAACCTGGTGTTGCTGTTCGGTCTGCTGTTGCCTTGGTTGGCGGTGCTGGCGGTTGCCGGCGTCATCGTCTACGTCATCGTGCGGTGGGCGAAGGCCCGACAGCCCGCACCGCAGCAGCCGCAACCTCCGCAGCAGCCGCAGCCCGCGCCGGTCGGTGCCCCTCGCGAAGACGAGACCCCGCCCAGCTGACATGGCGACTGGCCGACGGAGTGCGAACTCCTACAGCGATAGGTAATTCCTCGGATTGGCGCGTCCCGAGATCCCATTCCGGCTATTCAGTGGCATTGGGAGCACTTCGAAGTGCAGATGCGGCCCGGTGCAGGTCCCTGTACATCCCACGTACCCGATGACCTGTCCCTTCGAGACAGTCTGGCCCTGATCCACGATCGTCCGAGACAAGTGCGCATAGCCCGTCATGATGCCAAGGCCGTTGTGCTGCACGAGGACGCTGATCCCAGCCGAGGATCCCATCCAATTGGATCGTGCTCCGTTGTTCCCATCGGTTCCCCAGCCTTCGAAGTAGATGACTCCGTCGGCGGCAGCGTAGACGGGTGTCCCAGATGCGACCGCCAGATCGATTCCGGTGTGTCCGTTGCCATACTCCTGGGTGACGCGATATCCGTTCACCGGGCGGGTGAATGGGCTTGGCGGCGGGGGCTCGGCGACGTCTATGACGGTGATGTTCACTGTGCCGACTGAAACGGATCCGCTGCCGTCGCCGACGGTGTAGCTGAAGCTGTCGGTGCCGTAGTAGTTCGCCGCGGGGGTGTAGGTAAAGCTTCCGTCGGCGTTGACGCTGGCGCTGCCGTGGGCCGGCAGCGTGTTGAGAGCGGCGGTCAAGGGGTCGCCGTCGGCGTCGGTGTCGTTGGCCAACAGGTTGTTTGTGAGCGATGTGTCTTCGTTCATCGTGTAGTTGTCGGTTACCGCGTTCGGAAGGTGGTTTACCGGCGTGGAGACCGCCGTGAGAACGTGGTAGACCAGAGCAGCGATTGGGCCACCGATGACCGGGACCATTCCGATGACATCTTTCGTCATGTCGCCGATCTCATCCAGCACGTCGGCGACGTCACCTCGCGTGACCGCGGATGAAAATTCGACGAAATCCTGCACGAGGCTCAAGCCGTTGTAAAGCGTTCCGAACACTGGCACCCAGCCGAGGGATCCATTGACCGCCGCGTCGGCCGCTTCCCGTTCCGATTCCGTTTTTGCGACCGCTCGTGCTGTCGAGGCGATAGCGGTTCGTGTCGCGGGCGCTCCGGTGGCCGGACCTACTGCAGTGCCAGGCATTACAGTGCCCGGGGATCCACCCGCCGCTGATGCCGTCAGTAGCGATGGGCGGTGGTCTATGCGCGTGCTTTCGCTCTGCCGGGCGAACAGCCACACCGTTTCGACGAGACCACCAAGTGGGAGAACCGGCAGCTTTGGAGTGAGGGCCTGGTTGCCGAATTTGATCTCGCCGAGGACGCGGTCGGCAGCAGTGATAGATGCTGAGGTGGAATCCGAAGCGACCGCTCCCGGCTCGGAAGTCGGTGTGTGCGTGGTCAGTCGAGCCGACGGTGAATTCCTTGCCGTCGTCTTGGTCGGCTTGTTCAAGCTCCTCGACCGGACTGTGCCCTGATCGACGGTCTTGCTCGGCAGGTTCTGATTACTGCGCGAGCTCTTAGCTGTATTACTGCTGGAGTCGGCACTGTCGGCGTTCGTAGCGGTGCCGGGTGCCGCGGTCGCGACGCCCTGCCCATAGGTCGCCAGCGCCGCGCCAAGGCCGAGACTCACCACCGCGATGCGCAACCATTCAGCAGACGTGCTCCGATGTGCTTTCGTGGATTTGCCAAAAGGCCAAACCGACGTGTTCTCAGGATTGGCAGCCGCCATCTGTTGTTCCCCCGTCATCGAGGTTTCGCATCCGCGCGAAACTGTGAGCGAGGTGGATATTAACTGTGGGAACGCTGTACGGCGAGTGTTTGACGTAATCGCGTCTAATCTGCGGCGCGCCGTCTTCGCTAAGACGGCGCGGTCGGGTCTACGAACACGCCCCGGGTCAACTCGCGGTGCTAGGTTTCCACTGCGACCCACGACCAGGCGACATGACGGAGGTACGGCTGCTGAAGCAGCAACACCGCAACGACTGGCGCGTTGCCACGCTGGCGTTCACCCGGCGTAGAGGAATCAACGACATCCGCCCGCCGAGCTGACATGGCGACTCGATACGACCGGCCCTGGCGACGGCCCGGCGCAGCCGCCTACGCCCGACGCCGGATCCGGACCTTCCTGCACCCGCCGGTGACCGTCGTGCCCGCGCCTGCCGATCTGATCAAAGACCACGACGTCGCGGTGCGAATGCGCGACGGAGTCACGTTGCGTGTCAACGTCTATCGCCCGCCGGGAGACGGCCCCTTCCCGGTCATCATGTCGGTGCACCCGTACGGCAAGGACGCGCTGCCACGGCGGACCCGTCGCGGCTGGCGGCTCAACTTCCAATTCCGGATCATGAATCAGCCTGAGCCCGTGTGGATTTCGAGCGAAACCGGATGGGAGGCGCCCGATCCCGTGGCGTGGGTCGGTCGCGGCTACGTCGTGATCAACGCCGACGCGCGGGGCGCGGGCACGTCCGACGGGACGGGTTCACTGTTGACCGACGACGAGGCCCGCGACACCTACGATCTGATCGAATGGGCCGGGACCCAACCCTGGTCCAACGGCCGGGTGGGCATGCTGGGTGTGTCGTATCTGGCGCTCTCGCAATACAAGCCGGCGGCACTGCATCCGCCGCACCTCGCGGCGATCTGCCCCTGGGAGGGATTCACCGACGCCTACCGCGATTTCATGACGCCGGGTGGTGTCCCCGAACGTGGCTTCTCGGTGATCTGGCAGACCCTGACGCGCCGCGTTGCCCGCCTGTCGGTCGACCTCGCCGAGCAGCGCCGCAGGCATCCGCTGCGCGATGCGTGGTGGCAATCCATCACCCCGGACCTGGCGCGCATCGAAGTGCCGATCCTGGCCTGTGCCAGCTTCTCCGACCACAACCTGCACAGCCAGGGCTCATGGCGGCTCGTCGAGCGGGCCGGCTCGCACGAGCGCAGCGCCTACGCGCATCGCGGTGGCAAGTGGGCCGTCTTCTACAGCGACGCGGCACAACGGGCTCAGGCGGCATTCTTCGACCGTCATCTGAAGAATCTCGACGTGCCCGCCTTGCCGCGCGTCCGGCTGGAAGTTCGCGAACGCCGCGACGCGGTGGTCACGGTGCGCGACGAGCACGAGTGGCCACTGGCCCGAACTCGTTGGACCACACTGCATCTCGGCGACGACGGCACGCTCACCGGATCCGAACCCGCCACCACCGGCACCGCGACGTTTCGGCTGCGTCGCCAAGCCGTGGCCTTCTCGCACCGCTTCGACCGCGACGTCGAGCTCACCGGCCCGATGAGCCTGCGGCTGCGGGTCTCGTTGAACGGCGCCGACGACGCGCACCTGTTCGTCGGCGTCGAGAAGTGGAGCGACGGGCACTACGTACCGTTCGAAGGCTCCTACGGTTACGGCCGGGACCGGATCGCCGACGGCCGGCTACGGCTGGCGTTGCGCGAATCCCTGGACGCCGCGCACCCGGTGCGGCCGGGTGAAATTGTCGATGCCGACATCCCGTTGAGTGCGTCGTCGACAGTGTTCCGCGCCGGCGACGAGCTGCGGCTGCTGATCGCCGGCCGGTACCTCGAGCCGTTCAATCCACTGTTCGGCCACCTGCCCGCGCGGTACTCGCCCAGCCGTCGCGGGAGCGCCGTCGTGCACTGGGGACCGGGTGCCTCGACGTTGACGATTCCTGTCATACCCGGATGAGAATGTTGTGGCCTCGGCGTTCCGACTTTTAGGCACCACGACAACTTCCGGAGGTTCTTCATCATGCGTATCGCGGTAGCAGGCGCGACCGGCAATATCGGGGCTCGCACCGCAGCGGCCCTCGAACGCAACGGGCACGACGTGGTGCGGATCAGCCGCTCGCAGGGTGTCGACCTACTGACCGGCGAGGGTCTGGATGCGGCGCTCGCCGGCGTCGACGCGGTGGTCGACGCGATCAGCGCCCCGCCCATCGGTCCCGACGAGACCCGTGAGTACTTCGCAACAACGACGACAAACCTGCTCGAAGCCGAGCAACGGGCCGGCGTGCGTCATCACGTGCTGCTCTCGATCGTCGGGATCAACCGAATCGACGGCGGTACCGCCCACTACGAGGGCAAGCGGGAGCAGGAACGTCTGATCGAAGCAGGGCCGGTGCCGTGGACGATCGTTCCGGCCGCGCAATTCCACGACTTCGCCGCGATGGCGGCAAGCTGGACCGAACAGGACGGCGTCGCGGTCATCGCCCCGCT from the Mycolicibacterium crocinum genome contains:
- a CDS encoding DUF4349 domain-containing protein, with product MLAVAGMAILSPLTACAGSTPHPATAPAPPASSGEAAGAPMPQDVPGQPPTAKRDVVKTASMSISVAHPAEAADKAAVIVENAKGRVDSRSEDAGSGTGRARSTVVLRVPAAKLDETLRELKTLGTVEHVQVSADDVTAQRVDLDARITALQTSVDRLLGIMRDAKDPDALIKAESALSERQADLDSLRAQRQALGDQIDYSTVDVTFIAQEIGGPAPTEYRGFFGQIERGWDTLVSVAGNLVLLFGLLLPWLAVLAVAGVIVYVIVRWAKARQPAPQQPQPPQQPQPAPVGAPREDETPPS
- a CDS encoding Ig-like domain-containing protein, with translation MAAANPENTSVWPFGKSTKAHRSTSAEWLRIAVVSLGLGAALATYGQGVATAAPGTATNADSADSSSNTAKSSRSNQNLPSKTVDQGTVRSRSLNKPTKTTARNSPSARLTTHTPTSEPGAVASDSTSASITAADRVLGEIKFGNQALTPKLPVLPLGGLVETVWLFARQSESTRIDHRPSLLTASAAGGSPGTVMPGTAVGPATGAPATRTAIASTARAVAKTESEREAADAAVNGSLGWVPVFGTLYNGLSLVQDFVEFSSAVTRGDVADVLDEIGDMTKDVIGMVPVIGGPIAALVYHVLTAVSTPVNHLPNAVTDNYTMNEDTSLTNNLLANDTDADGDPLTAALNTLPAHGSASVNADGSFTYTPAANYYGTDSFSYTVGDGSGSVSVGTVNITVIDVAEPPPPSPFTRPVNGYRVTQEYGNGHTGIDLAVASGTPVYAAADGVIYFEGWGTDGNNGARSNWMGSSAGISVLVQHNGLGIMTGYAHLSRTIVDQGQTVSKGQVIGYVGCTGTCTGPHLHFEVLPMPLNSRNGISGRANPRNYLSL
- a CDS encoding CocE/NonD family hydrolase, whose amino-acid sequence is MATRYDRPWRRPGAAAYARRRIRTFLHPPVTVVPAPADLIKDHDVAVRMRDGVTLRVNVYRPPGDGPFPVIMSVHPYGKDALPRRTRRGWRLNFQFRIMNQPEPVWISSETGWEAPDPVAWVGRGYVVINADARGAGTSDGTGSLLTDDEARDTYDLIEWAGTQPWSNGRVGMLGVSYLALSQYKPAALHPPHLAAICPWEGFTDAYRDFMTPGGVPERGFSVIWQTLTRRVARLSVDLAEQRRRHPLRDAWWQSITPDLARIEVPILACASFSDHNLHSQGSWRLVERAGSHERSAYAHRGGKWAVFYSDAAQRAQAAFFDRHLKNLDVPALPRVRLEVRERRDAVVTVRDEHEWPLARTRWTTLHLGDDGTLTGSEPATTGTATFRLRRQAVAFSHRFDRDVELTGPMSLRLRVSLNGADDAHLFVGVEKWSDGHYVPFEGSYGYGRDRIADGRLRLALRESLDAAHPVRPGEIVDADIPLSASSTVFRAGDELRLLIAGRYLEPFNPLFGHLPARYSPSRRGSAVVHWGPGASTLTIPVIPG
- a CDS encoding SDR family oxidoreductase; its protein translation is MRIAVAGATGNIGARTAAALERNGHDVVRISRSQGVDLLTGEGLDAALAGVDAVVDAISAPPIGPDETREYFATTTTNLLEAEQRAGVRHHVLLSIVGINRIDGGTAHYEGKREQERLIEAGPVPWTIVPAAQFHDFAAMAASWTEQDGVAVIAPLLVQPIAPDDIAAVLAEVAAGEPQGRYVDVVGPETQDLVDMARRTHAVLGRSVKLVPSWAGPLGEELAGNVLLPGEGARIAPTTFEQWLAAGAQ